GAAGTAATCATTCACATTAGATATTGGACATATGACCGTTATTTCATTGACAAGGATTTGTCTGGCTTTCTCCGCAAGCCTTTGCTGCGCAGGGAGCTTATCCGCTGAACATCATCATACCGACACTAACAAAATCATGACCGAAAAACTGAATGTAACGCAGGAATGGGATAAAGTGTTTCCTAAAAGCGACAAGGTAACCCACCGCAAGGTAAGTTTCCGCAACCGCTATGGCATTACGCTGGTTGCGGATTTGTATATACCCCTGAATGTCAACGGGAAATTGCCGGCTATTGCCGTTTCCGGTCCTTTCGGCGCCGTGAAGGAACAATCTGCGGGCCTTTATGCCCAGACGATGGCCGAACGCGGTTTTCTGACGATCGCGTTTGATCCCTCGTATACGGGAGAAAGCGGCGGATTTCCCCGCTATGTCGCTTCCCCGGATATCAATACGGAGGATTTTTGCGCCGCCGTCGATTACCTCTCCACCCGGGATGACGTGGATTCGGAACGTATCGGAATCATTGGCATTTGCGGCTGGGGCGGCATGGCGGTCAATGCGGCGGCTATCGACACCCGCATCAAGGCTGCGGTAACGTCCACGATGTACGATATGAGCCGCGTGAACGCGAACGGCTATTTCGACGCGATGGACGCCGACGCCCGTTATGAGCTTCGCAAACAACTGAATGCCCGGCGCACGGATGATGCGAAGAACGGTTCTTATGCTCTCGCGGGGGGCGTGCCTGATCCTCTGCCCGCGGATGCGCCCGGATTTATGAAAGATTATTACGATTATTATAAGACGCCCCGCGGCTATCACAAGCGTTCGCTCAATTCAAATGGCGGATGGAACGTTACCTCGGCGCTTTCTTTCATCAATATGCCCCTTCTGGCGTACAGCGGTGAAATCCGCAGCGCCGTGCTCATGATTCACGGAGAAAAAGCCCATTCACGTTATTTCAGCGAGGACGCCTTCAAGAAGTTGAAAGGGGATAACAAGGAGCTGATGATCATTCCCGGCGCGAGCCATGTGGATCTTTATGACAATCAAGCCGGCGTTATTCCGTTCGATAAAATCGAACAGTTCTTTTTGAAGTATCTGAAATAAGGCGATTCTGCGGCTGAATTTGGGGAAGAAAGATGGAACGTAATGAAACGCAAGGATTTTCTCAAAATAACGTCCGGTTTTGCCTTATCCCTGGTTTCCCGGGGATGGGCCGGGGAGGGTTCTTCTTTGCTTCTTGATGGTCCGGGGTCTTCTTCCGGGGCGCCGAAGAAGGGTTTTCCTGGGGAATCCCGGCGCCTTGGAGACCTGGAAGTGTCCCCCATCGGGCTGGGTTGCCTGCCGATGGTGGGTTATTACGGCGGCAAGTATGATAAACAGGAGATGATTGCCCTGATACGCCGGGCTTTTGACAAAGGAGTTACTTTTTTTGATACGGCGGAAGTGTATGGGCCTTATATCAGTGAGGAATGGGTGGGTGAAGCTCTCGCCCCTGTCCGCGACCAGGTCAGGATAAGTACCAAATTCGGTTTTGGCGTGGAGGAAGGCCGCCCTTCTTCCCTGAACAGCAGGCCCGACCATATCCGGCGTGCGGTAGAAGGTTCCTTGAGACGTTTGCGTACCGACCATATTGACCTGCTTTACCAGCACCGGGTGGATCCGGACGTTCCCATGGAAGAAGTGGCAGGTACGGTGAAGGAACTGATGCGGGAAGGAAAAGTGCTGCATTTCGGACTGTCCGAAGCCGGCGCCCGTTCCATCAGGAAGGCCCATGCCGTGTGTCCGGTGAGCGCCGTCCAGAGCGAATACGCTATCTGGTGGCGGGAACCGGAGAGGAAGATTTTTCCCACGTTGGAAGAATTGGGCATCGGTTTTGTTCCGTATTGTCCGCTGGGACGCGCTTTTCTGGCAGGAGCCGTCCGGGAGGACAGCCGTTTTCAAAAGCCGGACCGCCGCGCCACTTTGCCCCGGTTTACGCCGGAAGCCCTCAGGTTCAACATGCCGCTGGCTGTTCTTGTCCGGGAATGGGCGGAAAGCAGGGGTATGACTCCGGCCCAGTTCGCCCTGTCCTGGATGCTTTCCCGGAAACCGTGGATTGCGCCTGTTCCCGGAACAACCAATCCAGCCCATCTGGATGATTTTCTGGGAGGAACTTCCGTTCGCCTGTCCGAATCGGAACTCAAGGAATTTGATCTTGCCTGTTCCAGGCTCCCCCTGATGGGGCACTGGGCGGATCCATTTACGGAGAGCCAGATAGACAAGTAGTTTTGCCGATGCGTTTCCCTTCCGTTCAAATGCCATAGAGTTGTTTGCGGCGAGGGGAAGATATTAAGCTGTTTTTAAGAAAGAGACATATGATACTGATTTTCGGAGCATTGCTGGCGGTTTACGTTTTCTGCCGCGCTATTTTGCCTCTGAAGCTGAAATGGGGCTGGAAGCTTCTGCTTGCCGCCCTGCTGGCGGTGGCGGCATTCAAATTCCACTTGCTGCATTTGTTTGGAGGCCCCATGTTTTTCTCCCCGGTTTTGCCGGAAGACGTTCTGCTGGCGGCCGCGTGGCTGTTCTCCGTTCTTTTCCTGTTCTTTTTCCTGCTGCTGGCGGCGGATGTGGCGCGGGCGCTGTATCTGCTGGTTTTGTTCTGCCTGCGGAGGAACAGGACGGAGAGGTTCCGCGTCATTGGCAACCGGGTGAATGTTGTTTTGCTGGTTCTTTCCGCCGTGCTGGCAACTGTGGGCATGCTCGGAGGCACCAGAGTGCCCCAGGTGAAGGAGGAAACGATTGCCGTGAACCGCCTCCCGGAGGAGGCGGACGGATTGACGGTCGCCGTGCTGGCGGATCTTCATGCGGACGGCATTACAAGGGAGGACCGCATTCGGAAGATTGTGGAGCGCACGAACACCCTGAATCCGGACATCGTCGTGATTGCCGGAGATTTCGTGGACGGGACTGTATCCGAGCATGGCGGCGATTTGAGGCCTCTTGCGGATTTGAAGGCCAGATACGGGGTGTTCGGCGTGCCGGGCAATCATGAGTATTACTCCGGTTATGAGGAGTGGATGGAGTTCCTGCCTGCCCTTGGAATTCGCATGCTTTTTAACGAACACGCGCTGGCGGGAGGGGAGGCCGTGGTATTGGCCGGCGTGACGGATCCTGTAGCCGGCCTTATGGGGAAGGAGGAGCCGGATATAAGCAAGGCGTTGCAGGGCGCCCCGGAAAAGGGAGTACGCATTCTTGTTTCCCACCAGCCGCGGCTGGCCCGGGAAGCGGCGGAGCACGGCGTAGATCTTCAAGTGTCCGGCCATACGCACGGAGGCATGATTACCGGCATGGACCGGCTGGTGGCGCGTTTTAACGAGGGATTCGTCTCCGGGCTGTACACGGTTGGTCATATGAAGCTGTATGTTTCCAACGGGTCAGGGATTTGGAACGGCTTTCCCATCCGCATCGGCGTTCCGTCGGAAATTGTCCTGATTCGGCTTCGGAAAGAATAATATATTGATTAGAAGAATTTTAGGAATTGGTTCGGGTATGGCTTCCGGAATAGTTGAAAAAACATATTGACTTATAGTTACTCTAATATTTAGACAGAAATGAGGAACAAGGTTCGCGCAAAGGAATGCCGGATGAAAACGTTTTTTCCGGCCGCCTTCTGCCGCTCCTTTTAACCGGATAAAAATATATGAAAACAATATCAACGATATGCGCTCTGGCCGCGGCCCTGATGACAGGAGCCGGATGTCCGGGGCAGGAACAACCCAAGGTTTCCGCGGAGCCTTCCAGCGTTCTCATTGCTTATTATTCATGGGGAGGCAATACGAAGTACGCCGCTGCGCAAATTCAGAAGGCGACGGGCGGAACGCTGTTTGAAATCAAGCCGGTCAAACCCTATCCCTCCGAATATCGGGAATGCACCGTGCAGGCCAGGAAGGAGATTCAGGAAGGAGTGCGGCCGGAACTGGCCTCCAAGGTGGAGGATATGGGCAAGTACGATGTGATTTTCATCGGCAGCCCCAACTGGTGGAGCACCATTGCGCCGCCGGTCGCGTCTTTCCTGGCAAGTTACGACCTTTCCGGGAAGACGGTGATTCCATTTGTGACGCATGGGGGCGGCGGCATGGCGCGCTGTGCGGACGAGGTTCGGAAGCTGTGTCCCAAGTCCACCGTTCTCAAGGGAGGCGCTTTTGCCGGGGAAGGAATACGGATGACGAGGGCCGCGCTCGTCAAGTGGGTCAATGAGACGATTTCCATCAACAAATAATGATTTTATGAAACGAACCATCGCGGGAATGGCTTTTTCCCTTGCCTGCCTGATGAACCTTTCAGAAGCCCAAACCATAAATCACGATAAAGTGGAAATGGAGAATGGCAAAAATACGGGCATGTGCGTCAAGTTACCGATGCAGCCTGATGGTATCGTTCGTCTCTCAAAAATAGAAGTGCATTCTGAATATTTGGAGGAATATATGAAGTACGCCATCGAAGTGGGGGAAATCTCCCTGCGCACGGAACCGGGCGTGTTGACCATGTATGCTGTTGCGGAGAAAGAAAATGCCTGCAAGATAACCATTCTCGAAACTTACGCCAGCCAAAAGGCATATAAGTCGCACATCGCATCGGCTCATTTCCAGAAATACAAGCAGGGAACGAAGCACATGGTTAAGGCATTGGTTTTATCCGATCAGACGCCGCTGAATCCTTCAAGCAGCATTGCTAATATTATTAAATAACAAAATAATGAATAAGATTATTTTATTTCTTTCAATTGGTTTTTTCATAACAAATGCTATGTCGCAGGAAAAGATAGTACAGACGGCGGGACGCACTCAGTTAGGAGAGTTTGCTCCCAAATTTGCGGAACTTAACGATGATGTTCTTTTCGGTGAAGTATGGAGCCGGACTGACAAGCTCGGTCTGCGTGACCGCAGTTTGGTAACCGTCACCTCCCTGATCAGCCAGGGCATCACCGACAATTCGCTCGTTTTCCATCTTCAGTCGGCAAAGAAGAACGGCGTTACCCGCACCGAGATTGCTGAAATCATCACCCACATCGGTTTTTATGCCGGTTGGCCGAAAGCATGGGCGGCATTTAATCTGGCCAAAGACGTATGGGCGGAAGATACGGCGGGCGAAGACGCCAAAGCCGCTTTCCAACGTAAGATGATTTTCCCTGTAGGCGAGCCGAATACGGCATACGCCAAGTATTTTACAGGCAACAGTTATCTTGCGCCCGTTTCACGCGAACAGGTGAATATCTCCAATGTGACCTTTGAACCCCGCTGCCGCAATAACTGGCATATTCACAAAGCGACGAACGGCGGCGGGCAGGTGCTTATCGGCGTGGCCGGACGCGGCTGGTATCAGGAAGAAGGAAAGCCTGCTGTGGAAATTCTTCCTGGCACAGTCATCCATATTCCCGCCAATGTGAAGCACTGGCACGGGGCTGCCGCCGACAGCTGGTTCTCCCATTTGGCTATCGAGATTCCCGGTGAGAATGCATCCAATGAATGGCTTGAGCCGGTGACGGATGATGAGTACGATCAGCTTCAAAAATAAAACGGATTTTTTATGACCGCCGCGGAATGTGCGGAGGCGGCGGGAAACAGATAAGAACGCAGAGCGGCCGGGATTCCTCATTGGGAAATCCCGGCCGCTTTCTGTTGCGGATTTAAGGCAGGGCTTATTCCTCAGGAGCGATGTTCGGCTCGCTGGCGCTGACGTAGTTCAGCGGATTGCAAATGTCCGGCCTGCGATTTTCCAAAAGATCCTGGTAGAATTTCTTCTTGTATTTCAACACTTCCATTTGTTTTTTCAGGATGCGGAGCTGTTCCCGGAGACTTTTTTCCTGCTTGAAAATCAGTTCGGCGCGTTCCGGAATGGTGGAATCCCCTTCCTGACACAGGTCGATGTAGTGTTTGACGCCTTCAATCGGGAGGCCCGTCATCCGGAGGCAGTGGACCAGGCGGAGCCACCCCAGGGTGTAGTCGGAAAACATACGGGCATTTCCTCCGCTGCGGTCCACGTCCGGGATTAATCCGGCGTTTTCATAATACCGGATGGTGTAGGCGGACATTTCCATCATTTCCGCAACCTGTTTGACAGTGTATCTGGGGGTGCGGTCATAGGAAGGGCGGTAGGTGCCGGAGGGATTTTTCTGTTTAATCATCGTGTGACTGATAACTTACAGTTACTCTAATATACGAGGTGGCGCCGGATGACAAGTTTTTTACTGTGCTTCACGGAGATAACGTATATTAAAGACCAGGGAAAACGGCGGAAAATTCATTCCGGAGCGGGAGGAACGGGCCATGCGCCGGAATATCGGGGAGAAAGGGAGCAAATGAGTTGACTGGCTTTTCCGCCCCGTTACAATGAGGCCCGCTCCGGGGACGGAGCCCATAGTCATGATTATCGCCTCCCTTTCCGATTCCGCCCGTTACGAAATGTTGAATCCCCTGTTCAGGAGAGCTTTCGATTTTATCAGGGAAGCTGCTCCGGCAGCCCTGGAAGCGGGCTGCCATGTCCTGGAGGAAGACGCCCTGACCGTGATGGTGAATGAACCGGTGATGAAGAAGCGGGAAAAGGCCCGCATGGAAGTGCATGACCGGTTTATTGACATTCACGTGCCCCTTTCCCGGGAAGAAGGATTTATGTGGAAGGACCGCGCGGCGCTGGAAAAACCTTCCGAACCGTTTAACAGGGAAAAGGACGCGCAGCATTATGACGATGCGCCGGACACCTCTTTTGTCGTGAGACCGGGGCAGTTCGCCATTTTTTTCCCGGAGGATGCGCATGCCGGCTGCATTGGGGAAGGGAAGCTTCTGAAACTGGTGATTAAAGTCAGAACGGCCTGAACCCCATTCCGGAAAAACAGTCCGGAGTGGAGAACAGGCCGTTTCTTCGTGTCCGTTCTGGCTCTTTGCGGGCGGGAACCGCGTTATTTGCCGTCTTCCTCCCGTGTGTCCTGAGATGCGTGTTCCGGAATCCATACGGCCACATTGCCGCCGTGGACGAGAAACCGGCCGTTGCCTTCTTCATCAATGATGACGGTTTCTTCCACGTTGCCGGTAGCTTCCTTCCATGTTTCCCCTGCGTGCTGCTTGCCCACGTTCATGACTTTGTCTCCGTCTTCTCCGTTGGAAATGAGCACGGCCACGCCGGAATGCGGGTGGTCATGATCCCCCACGCGGGTAAAGCCGATGGTGTTCGGGTGGTCAAAGTAGTAATTTTGTTCCCCGAAAGCATGGTTTTTACGGATTTCCAGCAGGATGTCGATGATGGCGCGGTGCATGGGCGGGTTGCCGCTCACACCGTAATAGTCCCCGTAGAAGAGACAGGGATAGCCTTCCTTCATGAGCAGGATGAGCGCGTAGGCAGAGGGCTTGAACCAGTCTTCCACAGCTGATTCCAGGGAACTGCCCCACTGGGAGTCATGATTATCCACAAAGGTAACGGCCAGCGTAGGATGGTTCTGAACCAGGGTTCCGTCCAGAATTTTGGAAAGATCGTAATCGCGGCCCTGCTTGGAGGCCTGGTACATATTGTAGTGCAGGGGGACGTCAAACAGATCCACTTTGTAGCGTTCTTCCTTGAGGTAGTCGTCCAGGGATTCCAGATCCTGTTTCCAGTATTCGCCCACGGCGTAGAAGTCTGCTCCCCTTTCCTTGCGGACGGCCGCCAGGAATTTCCTGATGAATTCGTCATTGATATGCTTGATGGCGTCCAGCCTCATGCCGTCCAGATCCAGTTCCCGGGATACCCATATTCCCCATCTTTCCATTTCTTTCACCACTTCCGGGTGGTTGAAGTCCAGATTGGCGAACATAAGGTAGTCGTAGTTGCCGTTTTCTTCATCCACGCCTTCGCTCCAGCTTTTGCCGTCTCCCATAATCTTGAAGATGGAGGTTTTTTCCGTGCGCGCGTCGTAGTCCGTTCCGGTGAAGTGGTACCAGTGCCATTTGAAGTCGGAATATTTGTTTCCGCGGCCGGGAAAGTTGAAACCGGTCCAGCCTTCAATCTCGTAGGCGTCCGTAATTTCCTTGTCGCGGTTCTGCTGGTCCACTTCCTTGGCCATGAATTTTTCCGTATAGTCCGCCCCGGCCTTGTGGTTCATGACGGCGTCCAGATAAACGCCTACATGGTGTTCATGAAGGGCCTTGATGGCCTCCTGGAGTTCCTGCCTGGTGCCGTATTTGGTGCGGACGGTGTTTTTCTGGTCGAATTCCCCTAGGTCAAAAAGATCATAGGTGCCGTACCCTACGTCGTTTTGTTCCTTCCCTTTGTAGGCCGGAGGAATCCAGACGGCCGTGACGCCCATTTCCTCCAGATGAGGGGCGTCATCCTTCAGCTTGTTCCAAAACTGTCCGTCGTTGGGCAGGTTCCACTCAAAATACTGCATCATGATTCCGTTTTTCATTTGATCTGATTCCTTGTAAATACTGTTCGGGTTGTTGCGCTTCCGGAAGCTGTCCGGTGGAAAAGCGGTTCTCCCGGGAGGGGCCCCGGAAGGGGAGACCATGCGAGGCCTTCAACAGAATAGAGTCCTGAAAGTGCGGCGCGTTAGGCGTACTGCCGGTCTTATGTCCCGCAAAAACGCCAGCGGGAAAAACGGCAAGGCAGGGAGGACTTTTCTCCGGAGAATGGGAAAAAGCGTTTCACCGCCTTCCATATCCCCCCGGAAAGAATGTGCCCTGGGGCGGATTCGTGCCAATAAGGCAGGGGGGAGAAAGGTTATGCCTTTCCCGTGCCGGGAACCAGGTAGTGCCTGTTTTTCAGCCGGTAGTATTTCAGGAACCGGCGGATGAAGAGCAGGGTGACGATAAAGGAAAGCACGTCTGCCAGGGGGAGGGATGCCCAGACTCCGTTCTGCCCCCAGAAACCGGGCAGGACCAGCAGGAACGGCAGCAGGAAGAGCATCTGGCGCGTCAGGGACAGGAAGATGGCCAGACGGGCTTTCCCAATGGCCTGGAAGAAGTTCCCGATGATGATCTGGCTGCCGATGAGCGGAAAGGCCAGCACGCAGATGAGCAGGCCGTTGGCCGCCAGGCTGATGAGCGAGGCGTCATCCGTGAAGAGGCCGGCAATGCCGCGGGGAAAGAGGACGCAGGCCAGGAAGCCCAGCGTGGTGAAGGACGTTCCGGCCAGAACTCCGTATTTGAGAGTGAGCAGAACGCGGCCCGGCTTCATGGCTCCGTGGTTGTAGCCGATGATGGGCTGCATTCCCTGCGTGAGGCCGATGACGAGCATGGCGAACAGGATAAGAATGCGGTTGATGATGCCGTAGGCCCCGATAGCCAGGTCTCCCCCATGGTCCGCAAGCTGCCTGTTGATGGCGACGGTAACCGCGCTGCCGCAGACGTTTACCAGGCAGGGAGCCAGCCCGATGGACAGGATGCCGGTGACGATGGCTTTGCGCAGCTGCCAGATGCCGCGGCGGAAGTGGACTGTGCTGGCCGCATCGGAAAAGTGGAACAGCACGCGCACCATGCCGACGATCTGGGCGAGAAGGGTAGCCACGGCGGCTCCGGTAATGCCCCATTTGAACCAGAAGATGAAGATGGGCGCCAGGATGATGTTGATTCCTACGGAGAGAAGGGTGGAGCCCATGGCTTTTTTAGGGTAGCCGGTAGCTCGCATCACATGATTGAGGTTGAAGAAGACGTACGTGACGGGCAGTCCCAGCAAGGTAATGAGCATGAAGTCGTGCGCATAGGTGAGAGTCTGCCCGCTGGCGCCGAAGGCGGTCAGGATTTCCGTAAGGAAAAGGAGCGTGGGAATCACCAGCACCACAGCGGCAATCAGACTCATGATGAGGACGTTGCCAAGCGTGCGCTCAGTGCCTTCCTGGTCTTTTCTTCCCAGACGGATGGAGCTGATGGCCGCCCCGCCGATGCCTACCAGCGTGCCCAGCGCGAAAGTCAGGTTCATGATGGGGAAGGTGACGGCCAGGCCGGACAGGGCCAGAGGCCCCACGCCGTGGCCGATAAACACGCTGTCAATGATGTTGTACAGAGAGTATACCACCATGCCGGCGATGGAGGGCAGGGAGTACTGGATCAGCAGACGCCATACGGATGCGTTTTCCAATTCTGCGATGTTGCGTGACTGGGTTGCCATGGACGTTCCTCCTTTCAAAACAGGCAGCAA
This region of Akkermansia muciniphila genomic DNA includes:
- a CDS encoding flavodoxin, with translation MKTISTICALAAALMTGAGCPGQEQPKVSAEPSSVLIAYYSWGGNTKYAAAQIQKATGGTLFEIKPVKPYPSEYRECTVQARKEIQEGVRPELASKVEDMGKYDVIFIGSPNWWSTIAPPVASFLASYDLSGKTVIPFVTHGGGGMARCADEVRKLCPKSTVLKGGAFAGEGIRMTRAALVKWVNETISINK
- a CDS encoding MerR family transcriptional regulator — encoded protein: MIKQKNPSGTYRPSYDRTPRYTVKQVAEMMEMSAYTIRYYENAGLIPDVDRSGGNARMFSDYTLGWLRLVHCLRMTGLPIEGVKHYIDLCQEGDSTIPERAELIFKQEKSLREQLRILKKQMEVLKYKKKFYQDLLENRRPDICNPLNYVSASEPNIAPEE
- a CDS encoding alpha/beta hydrolase, with protein sequence MTVISLTRICLAFSASLCCAGSLSAEHHHTDTNKIMTEKLNVTQEWDKVFPKSDKVTHRKVSFRNRYGITLVADLYIPLNVNGKLPAIAVSGPFGAVKEQSAGLYAQTMAERGFLTIAFDPSYTGESGGFPRYVASPDINTEDFCAAVDYLSTRDDVDSERIGIIGICGWGGMAVNAAAIDTRIKAAVTSTMYDMSRVNANGYFDAMDADARYELRKQLNARRTDDAKNGSYALAGGVPDPLPADAPGFMKDYYDYYKTPRGYHKRSLNSNGGWNVTSALSFINMPLLAYSGEIRSAVLMIHGEKAHSRYFSEDAFKKLKGDNKELMIIPGASHVDLYDNQAGVIPFDKIEQFFLKYLK
- a CDS encoding YhcH/YjgK/YiaL family protein yields the protein MIIASLSDSARYEMLNPLFRRAFDFIREAAPAALEAGCHVLEEDALTVMVNEPVMKKREKARMEVHDRFIDIHVPLSREEGFMWKDRAALEKPSEPFNREKDAQHYDDAPDTSFVVRPGQFAIFFPEDAHAGCIGEGKLLKLVIKVRTA
- a CDS encoding metallophosphoesterase produces the protein MILIFGALLAVYVFCRAILPLKLKWGWKLLLAALLAVAAFKFHLLHLFGGPMFFSPVLPEDVLLAAAWLFSVLFLFFFLLLAADVARALYLLVLFCLRRNRTERFRVIGNRVNVVLLVLSAVLATVGMLGGTRVPQVKEETIAVNRLPEEADGLTVAVLADLHADGITREDRIRKIVERTNTLNPDIVVIAGDFVDGTVSEHGGDLRPLADLKARYGVFGVPGNHEYYSGYEEWMEFLPALGIRMLFNEHALAGGEAVVLAGVTDPVAGLMGKEEPDISKALQGAPEKGVRILVSHQPRLAREAAEHGVDLQVSGHTHGGMITGMDRLVARFNEGFVSGLYTVGHMKLYVSNGSGIWNGFPIRIGVPSEIVLIRLRKE
- a CDS encoding carboxymuconolactone decarboxylase family protein translates to MNKIILFLSIGFFITNAMSQEKIVQTAGRTQLGEFAPKFAELNDDVLFGEVWSRTDKLGLRDRSLVTVTSLISQGITDNSLVFHLQSAKKNGVTRTEIAEIITHIGFYAGWPKAWAAFNLAKDVWAEDTAGEDAKAAFQRKMIFPVGEPNTAYAKYFTGNSYLAPVSREQVNISNVTFEPRCRNNWHIHKATNGGGQVLIGVAGRGWYQEEGKPAVEILPGTVIHIPANVKHWHGAAADSWFSHLAIEIPGENASNEWLEPVTDDEYDQLQK
- a CDS encoding putative quinol monooxygenase; translation: MKRTIAGMAFSLACLMNLSEAQTINHDKVEMENGKNTGMCVKLPMQPDGIVRLSKIEVHSEYLEEYMKYAIEVGEISLRTEPGVLTMYAVAEKENACKITILETYASQKAYKSHIASAHFQKYKQGTKHMVKALVLSDQTPLNPSSSIANIIK
- a CDS encoding aldo/keto reductase; protein product: MKRKDFLKITSGFALSLVSRGWAGEGSSLLLDGPGSSSGAPKKGFPGESRRLGDLEVSPIGLGCLPMVGYYGGKYDKQEMIALIRRAFDKGVTFFDTAEVYGPYISEEWVGEALAPVRDQVRISTKFGFGVEEGRPSSLNSRPDHIRRAVEGSLRRLRTDHIDLLYQHRVDPDVPMEEVAGTVKELMREGKVLHFGLSEAGARSIRKAHAVCPVSAVQSEYAIWWREPERKIFPTLEELGIGFVPYCPLGRAFLAGAVREDSRFQKPDRRATLPRFTPEALRFNMPLAVLVREWAESRGMTPAQFALSWMLSRKPWIAPVPGTTNPAHLDDFLGGTSVRLSESELKEFDLACSRLPLMGHWADPFTESQIDK
- a CDS encoding alpha-amylase, whose translation is MKNGIMMQYFEWNLPNDGQFWNKLKDDAPHLEEMGVTAVWIPPAYKGKEQNDVGYGTYDLFDLGEFDQKNTVRTKYGTRQELQEAIKALHEHHVGVYLDAVMNHKAGADYTEKFMAKEVDQQNRDKEITDAYEIEGWTGFNFPGRGNKYSDFKWHWYHFTGTDYDARTEKTSIFKIMGDGKSWSEGVDEENGNYDYLMFANLDFNHPEVVKEMERWGIWVSRELDLDGMRLDAIKHINDEFIRKFLAAVRKERGADFYAVGEYWKQDLESLDDYLKEERYKVDLFDVPLHYNMYQASKQGRDYDLSKILDGTLVQNHPTLAVTFVDNHDSQWGSSLESAVEDWFKPSAYALILLMKEGYPCLFYGDYYGVSGNPPMHRAIIDILLEIRKNHAFGEQNYYFDHPNTIGFTRVGDHDHPHSGVAVLISNGEDGDKVMNVGKQHAGETWKEATGNVEETVIIDEEGNGRFLVHGGNVAVWIPEHASQDTREEDGK
- a CDS encoding MATE family efflux transporter, encoding MATQSRNIAELENASVWRLLIQYSLPSIAGMVVYSLYNIIDSVFIGHGVGPLALSGLAVTFPIMNLTFALGTLVGIGGAAISSIRLGRKDQEGTERTLGNVLIMSLIAAVVLVIPTLLFLTEILTAFGASGQTLTYAHDFMLITLLGLPVTYVFFNLNHVMRATGYPKKAMGSTLLSVGINIILAPIFIFWFKWGITGAAVATLLAQIVGMVRVLFHFSDAASTVHFRRGIWQLRKAIVTGILSIGLAPCLVNVCGSAVTVAINRQLADHGGDLAIGAYGIINRILILFAMLVIGLTQGMQPIIGYNHGAMKPGRVLLTLKYGVLAGTSFTTLGFLACVLFPRGIAGLFTDDASLISLAANGLLICVLAFPLIGSQIIIGNFFQAIGKARLAIFLSLTRQMLFLLPFLLVLPGFWGQNGVWASLPLADVLSFIVTLLFIRRFLKYYRLKNRHYLVPGTGKA